The genomic interval ATTCTGAATAAAGAAACCCTGGTCCTGGTTACGGAAGAAGAGATCCGTATTGCCGCACACGATTTTTATTTCAGGCCAACCGGAGAAGGTCATTTTTCCAAAGAACATGATTATGCCAATGACCTCGATATTCTTGGTCATGCCTCTTTGTTTCAATACATCAATCGCAGCGAATCCACATCGGGGCAAAAAAACCTGGTGCAATGGCTGCTTCATCCAGCCCCTGTTGAGCTGATCCGAAGCCGGCAGGATGCCGTAAAGGAATTAGCCACAAACCCTGAATGGAGGGCTCAATTTCAATCATACGGCCGATTGAACCAGGTAACCCTGAAAACGGAGATCGCTGTCTCTCGTTGGCTCGCCGAAGGCCACCAATTTCTGAACCATAAATTCTATGTCCTCCTTCGTTGGATATTGCCCATTTTATCATTGGGTAATTTGTTGGCCTATCTCACAGGGAACTTTACTTCCCAGCAATTCTATCCCCTGTTGTTCCTGTTCTTTATACTTTCCCTGTTAATTAGCCGAAAGGTCATGCCCGCCTATGTTCAATTGAATAAGGTAAATGAACAGTTTACCACACTCTCTCATTGCATAGGGCATCTCGAAGAACTGGCACCCCGTTCAACGCTACTGACCTCTTATATTGATAGCCTCCATCACGGGCAAGAAAAATCATCCACCATTATCAGCCGGCTGCGAAAGATCATGGACCGGTTGGATTATCGGCTCAATCCCCTTGTATTTCTTCCTTTAAACACCCTGCTTTTCTGGGACCTGCAACAGATTTTTGCCCTGGAAAAATGGAAATCCCAATATGGAAAAAACGCTTTATCCTGGTTCAGGGTGTATGGAGAAATGGAAGCTTTGTCATCCTTAGCTACTATTCGTTTTAACCATCCTGATTGGGCATTTCCGGTGATTGTAAGCGAAGAAGGAGTATTCCGATCTACGGAACTAGGGCATCCGTTGATCCCGGCAGGCAAGCGGGTTAATAGTTCAATCGAAGTATCGGGAAAAGGGCAATTGGCCCTGATCACCGGAAGCAATATGGCTGGAAAAAGCACCTTTCTCCGTTCAGTGGGCATCAACACCATATTAGCCATGTCCGGCGCACCGGTTTGCGCCGGCTCGCTTGAAGTATCACCCCTACGTGTGATGAGTAGTATGCGTGTCAGCGATAACCTGGAAGAAAGCACTTCCACCTTTTATGCGGAACTTAAAAAGTTAAAGACGATCATTGAAGCCGTAAACAGAAAAGAAAACATACTTATCCTGCTGGATGAAATTCTGCGGGGCACCAATTCCGGAGACCGGCACCAGGGCTCTGCCGCTTTAATACGTCAACTCATCCATCATCAGGCAACAGGACTGATCGCTACCCACGATCTTGAACTTGCTTCACTGACAAAGGAATTTCCCGGTCATATCCACAATTACCACTTTGATGTACAGGTGGAAGGGGAAGAACTTTTCTTTGATTATAAATTAAAGACAGGCGTTTGCACGAGCATGAACGCATCGTTGCTGATGCGAAAGATCGGCATCGAGATGTGATAATATATTTTATAAAAAACCACAGAGGCGCAAAGAAAAATTTTTCTCTGCGCCTCTGTGGTTTCAATACTATTATCCTTTACTTAAATATTCTCCAGATATCCAAGCCCATCGCATACGCCATCAGTCCCAGCAACAAGACCATACCCACCATTTGCGCGTATTCCATGAATTTATCACTGGGTTTGCGACCGGTGATCATTTCGATTAAGGTGAAGAGGGCATGACCACCATCCAGAGCGGGAATGGGTAATACGTTCATAAACGCCAGGATGATCGAGAAGATCGCGGTCAATTGCCAGAAGGACTGCCAATCCCATACCCCCGGGAAAATACCGCCGATGCTTAATACGCTTCCCAGGGACTCGCTCGCTTTGGCTTTTCCGGTGAAGAGTTGTTTCAATCCGGTTACATAGGCACCGAGGGTGGACCAACATTCTTTGAATCCGGCGGGTACCGCTTCGAAGAAACTGAATTCTTTTGTATGAAACTGGAATCCCAGTTTGGTCAGGCTTTGAAAATACAAACCCATTTGTCCTTTTTTATTCAAAGGAAGGGTGACTTGTATTGTATCGCTATTACGGAGCAGGGCTACCTGAATGGTTGTATCCTTTAACCCGGCAATCGCTTTGCGGAATTCATGATTATAGGGAGTCCATTTACCATTAACACCTATGAATTGATCACCGATCTGTACTCCGGCTGCAGCAACTTTTGAATCTTTTGCAAAGGAGTCCACGATGGATGGGAACCTGATACCGGTAAAGGCGGTTGCCTTCCGGGTATTGAGTTGTTTTACCAGCTCGGCAGGGAGTGGCAGGTTAAAAACGCTGTCTCCTCTTTTTACCGTCATCGACCGGGCCTCATTCAATACAATGCTACGGCGTATTTGTCCCTGAAAGATATCCTCTACCGAGGTCGTATCCACTTTCAGGATGATATCTCCATCCCGAAGCCCGATCGATTGGGAAAGGCTATCTGTTGTAATTCCATATTTCGCTTCAGCGGGTGGCAAATACTCTTTACCCCATATCCAGAGAATGAAAACAAAAATGATGATGGCCAGTATCACATTCACCGTAACCCCACCCAACATGATGATCAGCCGTTGCCAGGCTGGTTTGCTACGGAACTCATAAGGCTGGGCCGGTTCCTTCATTTGTTCCTTGTCCATGCTCTCATCGATCATACCGGAGATCTTTACATAACCTCCCAGCGGAATCCAGCCGATGCCATATTCAGTATCTCCTTTTTTCTTTTTAAACAAAGAGAACCAGGGGTTGAAAAAGAGATAGAACTTCTCCACCCGGCACTTGAACCATTTGGCGGGCAAAAAGTGACCCAGTTCATGCAGAAGGATCAGGATGGAAAAGGAAAGAATAAATTGTGCTGCTTTGATTCCGACAGTACTCCAATCGATGGCTAGTAGCATATTGTATTACTTCTTTTTTGTTTCTCGCTGCACACGCCTCGAGAAAGCTTAATATTTACAGTTTTATCAGGTCGGCGGCAAAGGTACGCGCCTCACCATCGCTGTCAAAATACTCTTCCAGGGTGGGTTTTTCGATAAAGGGGACATTCTCCATGGTCCTTTCGATCACATCCGTCATATCCATAAACCCAAGCCGGTTTCTTAAAAAGGCCCAGACAGCGATCTCATTTGCCGCATTCATCACACAAGGAAGGTTTCCTCCCTTATTCAGGGCATGCATGGCCAGGGCCAGGTTGCGGAAGGTGCGTGTATCGGGTTCTTCAAAGGTCAGGGTACCATATTTACGAAAATCCAAACGCGGAAATTGATTGGGTATCCGGCTGGGGAAGGCCATTGCATATTGAATAGGGAGTTTCATATCAGGTAACCCCATCTGCGCTTTGATGCTACCATCCTCAAACTGTACCATGGAGTGGATGATGCTTTGGGGGTGTACCTGGACTTGTATCTGGTCGGGACGCAGGTTAAACAGCCATTTAGCCTCGATCATTTCAAGTCCCTTGTTCATAAGGGTGGCTGAATCAACCGATATTTTGGCCCCCATTTCCCAATTGGGATGTTTCAGGGCATGTTCTCTTTTTACATTCACCAGGAAATTGGGTTTCTTTCCCAGGAATGGGCCGCCGGAAGCAGTCAGGATCACTTTTTCAATCCGGTTGCGAGTCTCTCCTACCAGACATTGAAAAATGGCGGAGTGTTCCGAATCCACCGGAATTATGGGCACTCTTTTTTCCACGGCCAGTTGCATCACGATATCGCCGGCCACTACCAATGTTTCCTTATTGGCCAGGGCGATGGCTTTCCCGGAACGCAACGCGCTGATCGTCGGTTTCAGTCCGGCATAGCCAACGATCGCTGCCAACATCATATCATATACATCCAGGGCGGCTACTTCTTCAAGGGCCTTGGCTCCGGTGAAAACCTTGGTATCGGTGGAAGCCAGGGCTTCTTTTACTTTGTTGTATCTGGATTCATCACCAATGACAACGATATGCGGACGAAACTTGAGTGCTTGTTTAATAAGCAGCTCGTCGTTGTGTTGTGCAGTCAGCACTTCGGCGGCAAAAAGATCCGGATTGGCTTCTATCACTTCCAATGCCTGTACTCCAATGGAACCGGTGGAACCAAAAAGAGCAATTCGTTTTATCGGCTTGTCATTCGTCATTCGTATGCATTAATTCATGGTCCAGGGACTCAGTTCTTCTGCAATGGTACGATCATTGCTCAACCGAGGAACCTTATTCTGCCCACCCAATTTCCCTTTGGATTTCATATAATCTATGAACCCATTCTTTTTAACAGGGGTGATCCGGAGGGGTGACAGGATATTCCCGGTGATCAGGTCATCGTAATATATATTTTTTTGGCGAAGGTGCTGATCTACTTTTTGTTCAAAGGCGGTAAGATCGGCAGGCATGTTTTCAAATTCGATAAACCATTCATGAAAACTTTTACCCTGGCCTTGCTGGATCAGGGGGGCTACGGTAAATTCTGTGATCCCCAGATTTTCCTCTTCCGCGGCCCGAAGCAGGCTGTATTCTACCTCCTCCCCGATCACATGTTCCCCAAAGGCCGAAATAAAATGCTTGATACGCCCTGTAACTATTATCCGGAAGGGGTCCAACGAAACAAAACGGACCGTATCTCCAATATTATAGCCCCATAACCCTGCATTGTTATTAACGATAAGGGCATAGTTCTCCCCGGTCTTTACCTCTGCCAGCGTAAGCCGGGTCGGATTGGGGTCAAATACCTCTCCTGCCGGGATGAACTCAAAGAAAATTCCGCTATCCGTATTGAGAAGAAGCCCTTCTTCCTCCTGTGAATATTGAAAGGCAAAGAACCCTTCCGACGCGGGATAGGTTTCGATGGTGTCTATTTTCTGACCAATGGTTTCAAAGAGTTTGGCCTTATACGGTTCAAAATTTACCCCGCCATGTACCAATACCCTGAAATTCGGGAATATCTCACGTATCTTCTTTTGTTTGATCGTGGAAAGCCTGTCAAAATACATTTGAACCCAGGGTGGTATTCCCGAAATCAGGGTCATATCCTGGTTAATGGTCTCTTCCACGATCCGGTCGAGTTTGGTTTCCCAATCCTCAATACAGTTGGTTTCATAGCTGGGGAGCTGGTTGGTCCGCAGGTAACGGGGGATATGGTGGTTGACGATCCCACTCAGTCGACCGGTGGGTATTCCGCCGATTCTTTCCAGTTCGGGCGATCCCGAAAGAAAGATCATCTTTCCGTTGGCAAAATCGGTATGTCCGGTTTCGGCCATATAACAAAGCAGGGCATTTCGCGCCGAATTGATATGATTGGGAATGGAGTCTTTGGTAATGGGAATGTATTTGACCCCGCTGGTAGTACCGGATGTTTTGGCAAAATAGATCGGTTTACCCTTCCACAGGATATTATCCTTTCCTTCCTTGATCTTTTCAATATAGGGTTTAAACTGCTCGTAATCCCGCACCGGTACAGCCTGCTGGAAGCCTTTATGGTCGTTGACCTGCTCAAGACGGTGGTCCTTGCCAAACAGGGTCACCCGACCCGTTTTGATCAGTTGGCGAAAAATCGCCTCCTGGTCCTGAACAGCGGTTAACATGCCCTTTTTCAGCGATTTATGCACATACCCGGCAAAGGGCTTGGCTAAGAAAGACTTGATTTTCATGGTATAAATGAATGGCTGGGGATAAGGGCTTACAAATATAAAGGATTGAGACGGTTGGAGGGGGTTAAAATTGTGTCATAAATCTTTGATCCACTGTTTTGCCGGTAATCAAAATACCCTTACCTTTGCCTCCCGTTTTTTGACGGATTTAAAACTTAGGAAACATGTTCGCAGTTGTTAAAATAGCCGGTCAGCAATTCAAGGTCGCCAAAGACCAAACCCTCTATGTACCCCACCTGGAAGGGAATGCTGGTGACAAAGTGGAATTTGCCGAAGTATTGCTGGCTGATGCCGATGGGTCTATCTCTGTAGGTAGCCAGGTAAAGGTTAAAGTTAAGGCCGAGATCGTTGACCACGTAAAAGGGGACAAAGTGATCGCCTACAAACAAAAAAGAAGGAAAGGGTTCCGTAAACTGCATGGTCACCGTACCCAGTATACCCAGATCCTTATCAAAGACATCAAATAATTTAAACCGACGTTAACTCAATAAACTTCTTCTCATGGCACATAAGAAAGGTGAAGGTAGTGTAAAGAACGGTCGCGATTCACAGAGCAAACGCCTTGGTGTAAAGATCTACGGTGGCCAACCTGCTACCTCCGGAAACATCATCGTTCGCCAACGCGGAACCGTTTATCACCCCGGTAAAAATGTGGGTGTAGGTAAAGATTTTACTTTGTTTGCCCTGGCCGATGGCCTGGTAGAATATAAAAAAGGGAGAAATAACAGGACCTTTGTTTCCGTAAGCGCTGTGGAAACGGCTTAAGAATATGTGGAAAAATTTTTTGACAGTTTAAATAATGTTTATATTTTTACTGTCGATAAGTTTTTTTACTAACCTTAAATTCTAAACAATGGCAACAAAGAAAAAAGCAGCTAAAAAAGCCGCTCCCAAGAAAAAAGCCGCTAAAAAAGCAGCCCCTAAGAAAAAAGCTGCTAAGAAAAAAGCCGCTAAGAAAAAAGCTGCAAAGAAGAAGTAAGATTAGCTTTTTAGATCGAATAGAGTCCTCCGGTAACCCGGGGGACTTTTGATTTTAACCCCTCCCCGCTTCCCCCTAAATTGCAGCCATGGATAACTATACCATTGCCGAGCACTTTTCCCTTCTCTCCAAATTGATGGATATCCATGGAGAGAACTCCTTCAAGTCCCGCACCTATTCGGCGGCAGCCTTCAATATTGAAAAACTCCCGGTTCAACTACAGGACGTTGACCGCTCCCAGCTATTTACCCTAAAGGGCATTGGAGACAGCGTGGGCCGGAAGGTGATCGAATTGCTCGACACCGGAGAACTCTCCGCTCTGAAAGAATTGGTGGAAACCACACCGGCGGGTGTAATTGAACTACTCCAGATAAAAGGCCTGGGGCCCAAAAAGATCCACATCATCTGGAAGGAAATGGGGATCGAATCCGTAGGCGAACTATTATATGCCTGTACCGAAAACCGGCTCACCCGCTACAAAGGATTTGGAGAAAAAACCCAACGGAATGTACAAG from Chitinophagales bacterium carries:
- the rpmA gene encoding 50S ribosomal protein L27 gives rise to the protein MAHKKGEGSVKNGRDSQSKRLGVKIYGGQPATSGNIIVRQRGTVYHPGKNVGVGKDFTLFALADGLVEYKKGRNNRTFVSVSAVETA
- the rseP gene encoding RIP metalloprotease RseP, whose translation is MLLAIDWSTVGIKAAQFILSFSILILLHELGHFLPAKWFKCRVEKFYLFFNPWFSLFKKKKGDTEYGIGWIPLGGYVKISGMIDESMDKEQMKEPAQPYEFRSKPAWQRLIIMLGGVTVNVILAIIIFVFILWIWGKEYLPPAEAKYGITTDSLSQSIGLRDGDIILKVDTTSVEDIFQGQIRRSIVLNEARSMTVKRGDSVFNLPLPAELVKQLNTRKATAFTGIRFPSIVDSFAKDSKVAAAGVQIGDQFIGVNGKWTPYNHEFRKAIAGLKDTTIQVALLRNSDTIQVTLPLNKKGQMGLYFQSLTKLGFQFHTKEFSFFEAVPAGFKECWSTLGAYVTGLKQLFTGKAKASESLGSVLSIGGIFPGVWDWQSFWQLTAIFSIILAFMNVLPIPALDGGHALFTLIEMITGRKPSDKFMEYAQMVGMVLLLGLMAYAMGLDIWRIFK
- a CDS encoding 1-deoxy-D-xylulose-5-phosphate reductoisomerase, which gives rise to MTNDKPIKRIALFGSTGSIGVQALEVIEANPDLFAAEVLTAQHNDELLIKQALKFRPHIVVIGDESRYNKVKEALASTDTKVFTGAKALEEVAALDVYDMMLAAIVGYAGLKPTISALRSGKAIALANKETLVVAGDIVMQLAVEKRVPIIPVDSEHSAIFQCLVGETRNRIEKVILTASGGPFLGKKPNFLVNVKREHALKHPNWEMGAKISVDSATLMNKGLEMIEAKWLFNLRPDQIQVQVHPQSIIHSMVQFEDGSIKAQMGLPDMKLPIQYAMAFPSRIPNQFPRLDFRKYGTLTFEEPDTRTFRNLALAMHALNKGGNLPCVMNAANEIAVWAFLRNRLGFMDMTDVIERTMENVPFIEKPTLEEYFDSDGEARTFAADLIKL
- a CDS encoding GH3 auxin-responsive promoter family protein, which gives rise to MKIKSFLAKPFAGYVHKSLKKGMLTAVQDQEAIFRQLIKTGRVTLFGKDHRLEQVNDHKGFQQAVPVRDYEQFKPYIEKIKEGKDNILWKGKPIYFAKTSGTTSGVKYIPITKDSIPNHINSARNALLCYMAETGHTDFANGKMIFLSGSPELERIGGIPTGRLSGIVNHHIPRYLRTNQLPSYETNCIEDWETKLDRIVEETINQDMTLISGIPPWVQMYFDRLSTIKQKKIREIFPNFRVLVHGGVNFEPYKAKLFETIGQKIDTIETYPASEGFFAFQYSQEEEGLLLNTDSGIFFEFIPAGEVFDPNPTRLTLAEVKTGENYALIVNNNAGLWGYNIGDTVRFVSLDPFRIIVTGRIKHFISAFGEHVIGEEVEYSLLRAAEEENLGITEFTVAPLIQQGQGKSFHEWFIEFENMPADLTAFEQKVDQHLRQKNIYYDDLITGNILSPLRITPVKKNGFIDYMKSKGKLGGQNKVPRLSNDRTIAEELSPWTMN
- the rplU gene encoding 50S ribosomal protein L21 → MFAVVKIAGQQFKVAKDQTLYVPHLEGNAGDKVEFAEVLLADADGSISVGSQVKVKVKAEIVDHVKGDKVIAYKQKRRKGFRKLHGHRTQYTQILIKDIK